One Elaeis guineensis isolate ETL-2024a chromosome 10, EG11, whole genome shotgun sequence genomic window carries:
- the LOC140852223 gene encoding uncharacterized protein — protein MASVEGSMPSMDDSSNTSSTQITGVRGKSDPAWNHCREAPELSGNTKRMKLACLYCGKSFAGGGINRFKQHLTGVKGEVEPCRKVPVDIRHQMIQNIQAISEKKKRTKEMGEDYNPFSARHKEHEEQVYYRQLGEDDDIQEIPPTSNKSTGNTRGKNIEGRKEKQLGTIENYFMPRTTPGAQPTIKSLLQNKEAVERCDLAVAKWMIDACVPFNIVNSKYYQCMIDAIASMETGYKAPNFYSVRGYLLTKNVDEVKKGTVFLKSVDASDTSKTADMLYKLFKEIVMSVGFENVVHVVTDNAANYVAAGKKLEQNFPTLFWSPCAAHCLNLIMQDIGKLVSVKNTVAHAAGITKYIYNHCYPLYLIKKFIGGKEIIRPAPTCFATNFIALQSILGHKDALRAMVTSREWTTSAYAKDSKGKKLVDDVLNSLFWNECATIVKLTEPLIRVLRIVDSDDRPSMGYLYHAMHQARDEMIKRFRMRKIIVEPYLRIVDSRWDLQLHQNLHAVGFWLNPCFQYDSELMDKHPRSVSGLLDVIERYSFGNPTLQENLTNEMRLFKNTENDFGRSSAINDRSRLAPDEWWVTYGSCAPNLQKLAIRVLSQTCSASECERNWSIFEHIHSKKRNRLEHQRLNDLVFVHYNLRLQ, from the exons ATGGCCTCTGTTGAGGGAAGTATGccatccatggatgattcaagtaaTACTTCATCCACTCAAATAACTGGGGTTAGAGGTAAAAGTGATCCTGCATGGAATCATTGTAGAGAAGCTCCTGAACTTAGTGGTAATACCAAAAGGATGAAGTTGGCATGCTTGTATTGTGGAAAGTCATTTGCTGGTGGTGGGATCAATCGCTTCAAACAACATCTTACAGGAGTGAAAGGAGAAGTAGAACCATGTCGCAAGGTGCCGGTGGATATTCGCCATCAAATGATACAAAATATTCAAGCTATTagtgaaaagaagaaaagaacaaaGGAAATGGGTGAAGATTACAATCCCTTTAGTGCAAGGCATAAGGAACATGAGGAACAAGTATATTATAGGCAATTAGGTGAAGATGATGACATACAAGAAATTCCTCCCACATCAAACAAGTCTACGGGTAATacaagaggtaaaaatatagaaggTCGAAAAGAAAAACAACTAGGAacaattgaaaattatttcatgCCAAGAACAACTCCTGGTGCTCAACCAACTATAAAAAGCTTGTTGCAAAACAAAGAAGCAGTTGAAAGGTGTGATCTTGCAGTGGCAAAATGGATGATAGATGCATGTGTGCCATTTAATATTGTCAACTCTAAGTATTATCAGTGCATGATAGATGCCATAGCTAGTATGGAGACTGGTTACAAAGCTCCAAATTTTTATTCTGTTCGTGGTTATTTGTTAACCAAGAATGTTGATGAGGTGAAAAA AGGGACCGTATTTTTGAAAAGCGTGGATGCTTCAGATACCTCAAAGACAGCTGATATGTTGTACAAGTTGTTCAAAGAAATTGTCATGTCCGTTGGTTTTGAAAATGTGGTTCATGTAGTGACTGATAATGCTGCAAACTATGTTGCTGCTGGTAAAAAGTTGGAGCAAAACTTTCCTACACTTTTTTGGTCACCATGTGCTGCTCATTGTCTTAATCTCATCATGCAAGACATTGGCAAGTTAGTTTCAGTGAAGAACACTGTAGCCCATGCTGCAGGTAtcacaaaatatatttataatcattgttatcctttatatttgataaaaaaatttattggtggAAAAGAGATAATTCGTCCGGCACCTACATGTTTTGCTACCAATTTTATTGCTTTACAAAGCATATTGGGCCACAAAGATGCATTAAGAGCAATGGTGACTTCTAGAGAGTGGACAACTTCAGCTTATGCTAAGGATAGTAAAGGAAAAAAGCTCGTCGATGACGTGCTTAATTCTCTTTTTTGGAATGAATGTGCAACCATTGTTAAACTAACAGAGCCTTTAATTCGAGTTTTGAGGATTGTTGACAGTGATGATAGACCTTCAATGGGTTACTTGTATCATGCTATGCATCAAGCTAGAGATGAAATGATCAAGAGATTTAGAATGAGAAAGATTATAGTCGAACCTTATTTGAGAATAGTTGATTCTCGATGGGATTTGCAATTacaccaaaatcttcatgcagtTGGATTTTGGTTGAATCCATGTTTTCAATATGACTCAGAACTTATGGATAAACATCCTCGTAGTGTTTCTGGACTCTTAGATGTCATAGAGAGATATTCATTTGGTAATCCAACCTTGCAGGAGAACTTAACTAATGAGATGAGGTTATTTAAAAATACAGAAAATGACTTTGGACGCTCATCGGCTATAAATGATCGAAGTCGCTTGGCTCCAG atGAATGGTGGGTCACCTATGGAAGTTGTGCACCTAATTTGCAAAAGTTAGCTATTCGTGTTTTAAGCCAAACTTGTAGTGCGTCCGAGTGCGAGAGAAATTGGAGCATCTTCGAACATATTCattctaaaaagagaaataggttaGAGCATCAAAGGCTTAATGATCTAGTATTTGTGCACTATAATTTGAGACTACAATAA